The following are encoded in a window of Glandiceps talaboti chromosome 5, keGlaTala1.1, whole genome shotgun sequence genomic DNA:
- the LOC144435251 gene encoding dynein axonemal light chain 4-like → MEEPTEGKKEEKETDIRRLQTYPLIRHSDMNDEMRTEAMELCVTACEKFASNNENAAKMIKESMDKKFGSSWHAIVGEGYGFEITHEVKNILYMFFGGNLAITIWKCS, encoded by the exons ATGGAAGAACCAACAGAAGGCAAGAAGGAAGAAAAGGAGACTGACATCAGGAGGCTACAAACATACCCCTTGATTAGG CATTCTGACATGAATGATGAAATGCGTACAGAAGCAATGGAGTTGTGTGTCACAGCCTGTGAAAAGTTTGCAAGTAATAATGAA AATGCAGCAAAAATGATTAAGGAAAGTATGGATAAAAAATTTGGATCATCCTGGCATGCTATCGTTGGAGAAGGCTATGGCTTTGAGATCACACATGAAGTTAAAAATATTCTGTACATGTTCTTTGGTGGAAACCTGGCAATCACTATCTGGAAATGCTCATAA